The window ttccatgctttactatgaatttgtgtagtatttcgtgtctcgagccgggggtctatcggaaacaacctttctacttctttagaggtagaggtatggactgcgtacatcttatcctccccagacctcactatgtgggaatacactgggtttgttgttgttagatttaatttaggtattttaattgtgtttctctttttcgtctttaattatgaaagatatgtttttttttgggttttttttcttttttttcgtctttaattttagtctacttttttagatttaattttaattatgtttcattcctgctttttgtcttttttttttttaaatattattacttttgtttcctacactaactacaccattacctttcattaataacatatgaatcacttaataattgaaataaataattgtatctactatataaatcaccataataccatgtATATGAATCAcgcaataattgaaataaataattgtaactACCGTATTAATCAccaataataccatatatatcacttATTAATATCACATGAAACACCCAATAATtgtatataatacaatatatatcacccattaatgtcatatgtatcacccgctaaaattatacaaaatatatctATCGTATGAATCGCCATAATACCATATAATGATATcctatttatcattcatatgaatcaccattaaaaaaataaacatgtataaataactaaataaatttatatatgtaacaatatattttttaaaaaaaaatggaagaaattttagaaaaggaaaaaaacttgcatgcattaatggtggagaaaatatcaggaaggaagatgatttaagtaTTAATGGAAGAGGAAAAATCAGGAAGGaatatgatttaattgttgataattagggagatatttcaGGAAAGGAAATTTTGAAAGAATTAAtgatggagtaaaaataggatgtgggattttattgatatatattaagagtaaagttgaaaatgaAATCTTATGTAAATTTCAAAAAAGTAAAAGATATTAGGTAATATAATCTCTTTATCCAATTCTGAAAGTACCCATTGAACTTTTGATATTAGCATACTATGTACTACTACAATATTTCTGTGCATAAATACACATCATAGAGATAGAGGATAAACAGGTctaatattttcaagttttcgcattacaaaaaaaaataaccttTGGCTTGCAATAAATATTCACTTTCGCAAAGAGTGTTAAAAATTTTATCGGCATTAGTTAATTGTCGTTAGATCTAATGTCGTTATAGGTTATATCATGTCAAAGGATGTCACATAAAATTAGACCAAAGGAGTactatttattcatttttgtgtAGACCTTGATGGAATTAATTGATGCTCTTTAGACGTGTTTGCTTATATATGTGTTACTCTATATATGCTCTTACACTTATATATAGGTGTTATATATGTGTATAACTATTGTTTTTCATTCTCCATTacaaaaaatattgatttaaacAGATGAAAAAGTTCTATGAGCCAAGGAAGAGTAAGAGGATAGTGATGGCTGTTCTTCAAGGCCATCAAATTCCATTGTATGGCGCGATACCCGTTCTGAGTGATGCTAAAGACCGGATTCAGAGTGTCTCTGTGCCGCTCAACTTAACATTCCTAATGAGATCGAGGGCGTATATATTGGGAAGGCTAGTGAAGCCCAAGTTCTACATTCACATCTCTTGCCAAGTAACTCTAAGAGGCAATCACTTAGGCAAACATATCAATTTGACCACTTCTGGTTCTTGTACTTATCGATGAATAACTTCTTTCTCTTTGTCGatcaatatgaaaaaaaaaaatattagtttgcTTACTTAGCTTGATTGGTTCTTAGTGATGCTAAAGACCGGATTCAGAAAATTCCTAATGAGATCATGGGCCTACATAGTGGCAAGGCTGGTGAAGCCCAAGTTCTACATTTATGTCTCTTGCCAAGTATCACTTAGACAAACACATCGATTTGACCACTTCTGATTCTTGTACTTATCGATGAGTAACTTCTTTCTCTCTAGCAAtcaatacgaaaaaaaaaaaaaatagctttaCCGGTTCTTAGTGATGCTAAAGACTGGATTGAGAATGTCTTTGTGCTGCTGAACTTAACATTCCTAATGAGATCAAGGGCCTATATTATCTTATCTCGCTGCATTACTGTCTCTTATACCGGTTGTTGGGCTAAATCAATCTAAAGATACTTGAAATATTGTGTATATTATCTACTTTGGACCAAgtcacatattttttttaaaaaaaaactcaccATGAAGAGTTTTATATATACCTTGCATGTTACTTTATTTTAGCAAGCATTGTGTAACTTTGTTTGCATACCCAATAAATCATTTTTCCTTTcgtcaaaattttgaatttaaattctaaaaatgaaaaaatcttaATCAGAAATACTTCCTCATTTAATAAAGTTTACCGAACACGAATTAGAATCATAAATCGAGACTTCAAAACGAATAAAGGTTAGTATAAGCATATTTTAAAGGGGAACAGAAGTACTAGGCAAGAATTATTAGCCTTTACTATTTCATTTTCACTGTAGAGCTCACATGCTTTCGGAGCTTTAATGATGTTTTGCTGTTTATACTTTATGGTTGCATCACTTTGAACTTTTTAACATGTTCATAGTACGACAATACTTTAATGATTCTTTTTCTCCCTTCATGTTTAGTTGTACCACTaggagtaatattttttttttggttaatcgTGGTGTtcgtttatttttcttttattcgatGTTTGATATTCATATTAAAATTCGATTAATTTAAATGTACGTCGGGTAGAGCTCTATTCGGGGGTAGCGCTCCCTACAAAGAATTTTTTCATACATAGAGCTCGAACTCAAGATCTCTGATTAAGGTAGAAACAACTCATTCACTACACAACATCCTTTGGTGGTTAATTGCGATGTTCAGGTTTATTTATTCATTGGATTTAGTTCAATTCATATATTTTAccccataatataaattaaatataaagaatAACTTAAATTATTGATGGATTGAGAGTTTgatatttattgattttggttgctATCAATTATATTTGGTAACCAATTTTAACACAAGTTTTGGTACCACCGAAGGATGTGGTACAGTGGATTGGGCTACTTCTCCCTTAACCAGAGGCATCGGGTTCGAGTCCTTGGCATGAAAAAATCCTTAGTAGGGAATGCTACCCTCCGAATGAGGCCCTATCTGATGTGAAATCAAATTAATCGGATTGCAATTTAAATATCGAACACCGGATGAGAAACAAAAAACACACATGTTTTGGTCATTTCGATGATTCCTTTCATTTGAAACTTTGCTTTTGCGTAACGCTTTGGAATCGGCCCACACTAAAATTGGACCGAACCGTTGGCTAGTCTAATTAATTGGATAGCTtaaatcaatcaaataataaagatattactttcatttctttttaattgggTCCTCATTTTTCCGTAagttaatttgaattttaaatctaaattagattagattaatttaattttttaaaattaaaattaatatattcaaaaactaGTGAAAATTACTACAAattacaattttctttttttcaatttgagTAGCAAATCAAATACTCTCTCTATTTTGTTTTATGTGACTTAATTTGACTGGGCATGAAACTTAAGAAATAAGATTTGACTTGTTCATGTTTACCGAATTATCCTTTGCTATATGTATtcactttttaattaaatgagaTCAATAAGGGTATAACAGTAATTGTGCATGTAAAAAGTTAACAGATAAGGAAATGTGATATTCCTTTTTAAATAGAcggatcaaaaagaaaaataggtcacATAAATAAGGAAGTAATTAATATCAATATTCAGAATGACTGGGCATAAAGGACACGTAGGCGACAAATCGAGTTGAAAGTGAAAGTCGCCCCAGCGCATCACATGATATTTATTAGGATTAGAAGATTCGGTCAAATTTTATAGTCAAACAAGTATTTATGGGAAACGGCTTTTTTGTTCTCATATTATTTTACCTATATTCAACTTTTGATTTCTGTAATATTTAACTCTGCATATTTAATCTTCAATTAATTAAAGTAAGCTATTTTAATCTAATTACGGACTGATTTATTAACTTCATTCTCGATTTCGATAAATATGCAATTTGATATTCCAATTTTCCTGaactttttttaaagaaaaaatagcaATGATTTTGAAGGAGACTAGAAACTATTGCCAGTAAACATCTTGATCTGTCTATAACATTATTATCGAATATACACCTCGAAAATTTCATTAAATACCTTTAAATATTTTTCACCAACACATGCAACGAATAACTTTGCTCATAATTAAAGAAAAGGAAACttctttttgttaaaaaaataaattatattgggAGCTTTATATTGATCTTTTATGATTGATAATTAAAGAAAAGGAAACttctttttgttaaaaaaataaattatattgggAGCTTTATATTGATCTTTTATGATTGTTAGGATCAAATCGTGCTAATAGCTAGCTGTGTTTCTGAATATTTATTTCAATCTGAAGAAAGGGAGATGCTAACTTCAAATCTAACTTGGCCAACCTTATTTCTACCCTCTTATTTTCAAcgtcaataacaataataattaagcCTTAATCTCAAACAGACGTTACTCTATTATTTAGTTATAAACTAAACGGGTGAGTCCAACCCAAAAGACTATTCTGATAGGTGGAAGAACCTTTTTGGTCTATAAACCCCTtaacatttctctattttttccaaTGTAGGACAATTGGTTCAGAACAATCGtctccgcttgagaaccaacgtcctcgttggtcacggctgagCTCGTTTGGTGACGACTGGCATtctcttgggtccaggccaccacttcTGGCGCACAGGCCACCATTTCGAGTCGCGGCTCCACACGTGGATCGATCTTCGTTGGTCACGACtgacacccctcttgggtccagaCCACCATTACTGGCACACAAGCCACCACTCCAAGTCACGACTTCACGCGTGGGACTCTCAATGAAAGCACTAATGTTATAAATCACATaggagagcccaacccaaaagactagcctGATACGTGGAGAACCCATTTGGTCTATAAACCctttagcatttctctattttttccgGTGTGGGACAATTTATTGATAACATTTACACCATATAAAAGAAAACATCATCAAAGATTGTAATCACACAATGAATAAATATAAACCTTTCTCTTTTTGTGAAATTTACTTTGACTTAAATTAATTAAGTAGGATTTGaccatgaaaatattttatttatttttttaaaaaattattttactttagtccTTGAACGGCCtattaatcaaattcaaatagaGTACCTGTACTATACTAGTGAGGGAGgaaattaatcaaaaaagaaaaaatagtagtgtttgaaaataaaaattatttcactttaataaaaattaattttggaatttttacttttctaactttatttctctcacaaaattttgaaaacaacCCTAATTAATATTCATGATCAAACACCACCTCTAACTTaactaaaatttcaattcaaactcTAAAAAATTATGTACTTtttccgtctcattttatgtgtcgttatttctttttaatccattttagaaacgatgtaatttttttttgacaactattaaatgataatatcacattttatttttactagttctcacttaatatgaaaaaagataaacaaaaagtaaacttttagagaaataattttataaattttataatgtCATTACTCATTTTAAACTTCGTATTCGATCAAAAgataatacataaaatgaaacaaaaaaatattattttaatggaCAAACAAGACTTAAATGGAAACTTGTACACCGCATCTTCATAGTGTTGTCACATCATTTCACTATCTTTTACCAAACAAGTCCTCAATTACGTCATCCAAGAATAGTATTGCGTCATTTAGACACGTCATAAACAGCCTAACAGCACCACGTCACAGTGCAATTAAAAATATCTAACATCACTGTAGCAACTAACAAACCCAAATTCCaaatcttttttgttattttgctATGTTCGGTATTCGAATTGAAGTCTAATTAATTAGATACGGGCAGGTAGAATCTACATGAAGGAAGTGTTTTCAATAGTGATGTAGCTTGAATTTTAACTAAAGAAGCTCGAAATCTTAATAAGTAAACACACAAATCAGTTGATCGAGATTCGACATAATTTAATCATTTATAACAAGGGGAGTCTTGGTTTAACTGGTAAAGTTAttgccatgtgatcaggaggtcacaggTATAAGCCTTAAAAATGGCggaatgcaaggtaagactgcgtacaatgtacccttgtggtggggcccttccccgaacaccaTGGATAGCGATaattttagtgcaccgggctatTCTTTATATAAGAATTAGTATATTTTCTGTCGAAGGGAGTTTATATGAACCCATGACTCAAATTTGGCTCCGCCCTCAATATCCTCCTGTGGATTTTCTTATACCTATAACTTAAAATCAAGACCTCCGATTCAGGAAATAACACTTTCATCCACTGCACAACATCCTATGCCGATAAATCTTCATCTAGGGtatgaaaaatccttggtagggagcGCTTTCCTCAAATGAGTCCTACCCGGCGTGAATTCGAATTAGCCGGGCTCCAATACCAGTACCGGACACCGGATGAGAAacgttttttgaaaaaataaaatcctcaTCTGTCATATATAAATTCTCACAGCCCTGTCACTTTAGCATaaaatatttctcatattttcttcTAAATAACGACTTCTTGTTCTAGTCTTTTAAGTCTTTGTACATAAAATAATTTTGTCAAtggaagaaggagaaaaaagaaaacagGATGACAACGACGTCGTTTCAAAATCCGCAATGAAGAAGCCGAAAGAAGAAACGGAGTTAAAAGAGGTAGAGGAAGAGGAAGTGGAAGAATTCTTTGCTATTTTACGACGAATACAAATTGCcgtaaaatatttcaataaagtTGATGGAGCTAGTGGTAGTGATCGTGGTGGTTGTGATGAACGTAAAATGACCAATGATATCGATCGAAAATGCATCGATGAAATCATAGGAGATaatgaagaaatcaaagaaaaagagaaaaataaattaggTTTTGATCTTAATATGAAGCCTTATGATCCCCATGAAGAGGATACttgaagttgatttttttttgttttcgtgaaataatttatcttttattCGAAGTTTACTGGTCCGACTATGTACTTTGGACTTGCTTAAGAGGGAAGCGGCTCGTGATATCTAATTACGAGTGGAGATAGTATTGGTAGAGGTAAGATTTTCATCAAGACGATTCATCagctattatatatatataaaaagaaaattgatcgacctttcctatatatatatatatatagctctCTTAGTGAATAAAAGGATTTCATCCATTTCATGATGATTTGtgtaaattaattgattattgatatttttttttggttcaaaCCACCCGGTATTCGGTATCCGCTTTAGGAGTTCGGCTATATTCAGAGTCGCCTTATGTCGGGCCCCATTTGAGGGGGAGAGCTCCCAATAGAGTGTTTATCCATATCCAGGGTCAAACCCTCGATCTCTGGGTTGGTTGGGGCAGCCCCTTTCCGCTGCACCACACTGCTGTTGGTAATTGATTATTGATATCAAAGTTGTTGTAATGAATGAATATCAAGCAGATAACTAGTTCAATGAAATGTTCAGATAGTTTGCTATGGGGATATATTGTAATTTTGTTGTTATATATATCAAGTAGTAGTATTGTAACTTTGTTTTAATTTCAGATTTGTATGAGAATTGTATTGGATGACCAAATGATGTTGTTAACTACACATGTTCTAGTAGAAATAGATGCATTATATTAATtaacaattataaaataaaaattgacatgaactttttcttttatttggtttagttttaattaacaattataaaataaaaattgacatgaactttttcttttatttggtttAGTTTTCTATTATCGTAAATTTTACTGTCCCGATTAATTTAAATTAGGTGCAGCAAAAGGGGTAAAACACTTCCTAAAATTTCTATATAAAGATGAATAATGGATCTCAACCATCTCACGAGACGTACGCTCATGTGTATAGTAATTAATTGACGTGACATTTATCATGtttggtataattatttgttgTTCTGAACAGGTATAACGATCCTATCGACAAGTTGTCCATTGTTCGTGATCAGACCTTTAATTAAGGGTGAATAATGATTCTCAATTATCTCACCACACTCTTTAATTAATATGATGATTgacataaattaaattttactatATCTGCATTTATATAATCTGATCCTGGCAAATTATTAGAAAGAACATATAATATGGATTGGTCGGGATTAATTTCATGTATTAAAATTCAACACACTAAACTATTTTTATAACAATAAAAATTACGCAAATTTATCTACTATGGTAAGTCAATTTTATTACAACTAATAATTAATATTGGCAAGTAAAATTGGTGTAGTAAATTATCTTGGTTCTTCAAATTTACATATGTAATTTGAACTACCAAACATAACTTGTCATGTTTTTGTTAGCACTCCTCTTAGAAAAACAGACTAATCAAAAAGGTAATTTGACTAAATTGTCATTATTTATTCTGTAATCTCAACTTTATATTGCTCTCTTATATACCACATCAATCTTTTTACACATTTATTGAATAAGAATAAAGGTTAAtactaataattaattatatcttaatttttcaaatgtatcaaaaacaacctctctgatCTTTCTCTAAACTAGAGATAAGGTTtacatacattttatcctctcAAATCCGTAAGACTATAAtgggcattttttttttttggggtaaacACAACCCTCAAGGGGTCATTTACATCGGACAGTAATTCAATCATTTCATTATAAATGACGGGATAAAATAGTCACGAAACTAGATAGTACTTTATATCAAACATAGGATAAAGTTAATTTCAAACTTTATTCCGAAATTATTTTCCCTATCCCTTCTATCAGACGAACCTAAATGGACAAAAGAAAAGTATTGTTTTCGCTTACTTCAAAAAGCATCCATGCACCACATTATATTGTGGGCTATGGAGTCACTTTGTCTTCATGGA of the Capsicum annuum cultivar UCD-10X-F1 chromosome 11, UCD10Xv1.1, whole genome shotgun sequence genome contains:
- the LOC107861449 gene encoding protein NIM1-INTERACTING 2, with product MEEGEKRKQDDNDVVSKSAMKKPKEETELKEVEEEEVEEFFAILRRIQIAVKYFNKVDGASGSDRGGCDERKMTNDIDRKCIDEIIGDNEEIKEKEKNKLGFDLNMKPYDPHEEDT